The proteins below come from a single Stutzerimonas stutzeri RCH2 genomic window:
- a CDS encoding MdtA/MuxA family multidrug efflux RND transporter periplasmic adaptor subunit, producing the protein MSEAHSNPARFSPRWLLLILAVAAIGLLVWWLWPAPQETPQRPGGRPGFGAFGGPVPVRVAKVEQGEFEVFNKALGSVTPLNTVNLRSRVGGELVELRFEEGQRVKKGDLLAVIDPRPYKVALQQAEGTLQQNRAQLKNAQVDFERYRGLFADDSIAKQTLDTQEALVSQYQGTLAANQASVNEARLNLEFTQIRSPIDGRVGLRQLDVGNLVAANDTTPLVVITQTQPMSISFTLPEGDLLPVLTRYRQGDKLAVQIWDRGEKLMFGEGLLESIDNQIDATTGTLRLKARFDNEQELLIPNQFVNVRLRVETLSDAVLIPSAALQFGSRGTFAYVVGEDNKVQLRLLKAGPSNGETTVVLEGLEVGERVVMEGTDRLRDGAEVEVVGSRRMAEEAAENPVLGGDEAAEREAQ; encoded by the coding sequence ATGTCCGAGGCTCACTCCAATCCCGCTCGTTTCAGCCCTCGCTGGCTGCTCCTCATCCTTGCCGTGGCCGCCATCGGCCTGCTGGTCTGGTGGCTATGGCCGGCGCCGCAGGAAACGCCGCAGCGTCCCGGCGGCCGGCCAGGCTTTGGTGCGTTTGGCGGACCGGTTCCCGTGCGCGTCGCCAAGGTGGAGCAGGGCGAGTTCGAGGTGTTCAACAAGGCGCTTGGCAGCGTAACGCCGCTCAATACCGTGAATCTGCGCAGCCGCGTAGGCGGGGAGCTGGTTGAACTGCGTTTCGAGGAAGGTCAACGCGTGAAGAAGGGCGACCTGCTGGCGGTGATCGATCCACGCCCTTACAAGGTGGCGTTGCAGCAGGCCGAGGGGACCTTGCAGCAGAACCGTGCCCAGCTGAAGAACGCCCAGGTCGACTTCGAGCGCTATCGCGGGCTCTTCGCCGATGACAGCATCGCCAAGCAGACCCTCGATACCCAAGAAGCGCTGGTCAGCCAGTATCAGGGCACGCTGGCAGCCAACCAGGCATCGGTCAACGAGGCACGGCTGAACCTGGAGTTCACCCAGATTCGCTCACCCATCGATGGCCGCGTCGGCCTGCGCCAGCTCGATGTCGGCAACCTGGTCGCGGCCAATGACACCACGCCGCTGGTGGTGATCACCCAGACCCAGCCGATGTCGATCAGCTTCACGCTCCCTGAAGGCGATCTGTTGCCGGTGCTGACCCGCTACCGTCAGGGTGACAAGCTGGCCGTGCAGATCTGGGATCGCGGTGAAAAGCTCATGTTCGGTGAAGGCTTGCTGGAAAGCATCGACAACCAGATCGACGCCACCACTGGCACCCTGCGGCTGAAGGCGCGTTTTGACAATGAGCAGGAACTGCTCATCCCCAACCAGTTCGTCAATGTTCGCCTGCGCGTGGAAACCCTGAGCGATGCGGTACTGATTCCCTCGGCTGCGTTGCAGTTCGGCTCGCGCGGCACATTCGCCTATGTCGTTGGCGAGGACAACAAGGTGCAGCTGCGCCTGCTCAAGGCCGGGCCGAGCAATGGCGAAACGACCGTGGTGCTGGAGGGGTTGGAGGTCGGTGAACGCGTGGTGATGGAAGGTACCGACCGACTGCGCGACGGTGCCGAGGTGGAAGTGGTCGGCAGTCGTCGCATGGCCGAAGAGGCCGCCGAGAATCCCGTGCTCGGGGGTGACGAGGCCGCGGAGCGCGAGGCGCAATGA
- a CDS encoding translocation/assembly module TamB domain-containing protein yields MRRILRGLGWTLLGLVLLLAIALGTLLGTSAGSRWLLTQVPGLTVEAFEGRLGQRWQADRLIWEQDGSRVEVQQPRLAWSPACLLKRTLCIDELVTGSIELNFPPSEPDPNAEPFSLPDINLPLALQVERIEIGQVTLNDAEQLRRLQLQANWRADGLDIQRLDVRRDDLDLTLTGRLQPSGNWPLQLQGQAALQSPDEQPWALMIAIEGDLREQLQLQVESQGYLQGSLSGHVRALDEQLPATVRLNADGFKALPDLPETLRLDDLELTASGNMQDGYRLLGTTQLPGEGGAVRVALEGVVSTTGAQIATLELDAGQQRHVRLSGDVDWQDGLAANADLLWRDFPWRRFYPEIEEPPVTLRELKAQIQYQDGNYLGNFESAMTGPAGDFTLNSPVSGNLEAVHLPQLELRAGQGSATGSVSVGFADGIDWKADLALSDLDPAYWLAELPGNLGGTLQSQGALRDERLQAEASLDINGRLRGQNTSLQLQASGEGERWNLPVIDLRMGDNRVHGEGTWAQTLDGRVQLELRRLAQLWPDLRGQLSGEVTLGGTAAAPSGKIELSGRNLAYQDNRLRRLNLQGQLSDGERGRLVLNAESIRAGETDLGALQVNADGSADKHQADLRLQGPLLDLALAVDGGLSGEDWLGRLTRGELSAEQQNWALQRPATLQRFADGRLELGAHCWLSGPASLCAVDQRIMPDPRIRYRLRDFALQSLAEYLPEDFRWQGELNADIELDLPASGPNGRVQVDAGPGVLRIRDADEWHDFPYQTLVLNSRLLPERIDSELRFQGGELGELDVQVRIDPRPENKPIYGEFRLSGLDLAVARPFVPMVERLRGQLNGSGQLSGSLRQPTLNGQLLLSGGEIAGSELPTTFEDLRVRMLIEGERLSIDGDWRAGDQGRGNLSGTLDWRDAVDLDLAIKGSRLPVVVEPYADLEVEPDLRIVLSGQDLAVSGRVAVPRGAITVRELPPTTVRVSEDTVIVGREAEEPATPLAVKMDIDVEVGQDRLRFTGFGLTADLAGYLHIGDNLDARGELQLKNGRYRAYGQRLTIRRAELLFTGLISQPFLNIEAIRRIEAENVVAGLRITGSAEQPRIDVFSEPAMSQEQALAYLVLGRPLGADTGDSNLLAQAALGLGLAGSSSITGGLAQRLGIQDFQLDTEGTGAGTSVVATGRLTERLALRYGVGVFEPTNTIALRYQLTRRIFLEAASGLASSLDVFYRRDF; encoded by the coding sequence GTGAGGCGGATATTGCGTGGCCTAGGCTGGACATTGCTTGGGCTGGTCTTGTTGCTGGCCATCGCGCTCGGCACGTTGCTTGGTACGTCAGCCGGCAGTCGCTGGTTGCTGACACAGGTACCTGGTCTGACGGTCGAGGCGTTCGAAGGGCGCCTCGGCCAACGCTGGCAGGCCGATCGACTGATTTGGGAACAGGATGGCAGCCGCGTGGAGGTTCAGCAGCCCCGACTCGCCTGGTCGCCGGCTTGCCTGCTCAAGCGCACCCTGTGTATCGATGAGCTGGTGACGGGAAGTATCGAGCTCAATTTTCCTCCGAGCGAACCGGACCCCAACGCCGAGCCTTTCAGCCTGCCGGATATCAACTTGCCGTTGGCTTTGCAGGTAGAGCGCATCGAGATCGGGCAGGTAACGCTCAATGACGCCGAGCAATTGCGGCGCCTGCAGCTGCAGGCGAACTGGCGTGCTGACGGCCTGGATATACAGCGCCTGGATGTGCGCCGGGATGATCTCGATCTGACGCTGACCGGCCGTCTGCAGCCCAGCGGTAACTGGCCGCTGCAGCTGCAAGGGCAGGCTGCGCTGCAGTCCCCGGACGAACAGCCCTGGGCGCTGATGATCGCCATCGAAGGGGATCTGCGCGAACAGCTGCAGTTGCAGGTCGAGAGTCAGGGCTACCTGCAGGGCAGCCTCAGCGGTCATGTGCGTGCGCTGGACGAGCAGCTGCCTGCGACCGTCAGGCTCAATGCCGACGGTTTCAAGGCGCTGCCTGATCTGCCGGAAACCTTGCGCCTGGATGATCTGGAGCTGACGGCAAGCGGCAACATGCAGGACGGCTATCGTCTGCTCGGCACCACCCAGTTACCGGGAGAGGGCGGCGCCGTGCGGGTCGCGCTCGAAGGTGTCGTCAGTACCACCGGCGCGCAGATCGCCACGCTGGAACTGGACGCCGGCCAACAGCGTCACGTACGCCTGAGTGGAGATGTCGACTGGCAGGACGGCTTGGCCGCGAACGCCGATCTGCTCTGGCGTGATTTTCCCTGGCGACGGTTCTATCCAGAGATCGAAGAGCCACCGGTAACGTTGCGCGAACTCAAGGCACAAATTCAGTACCAGGATGGCAACTACCTCGGTAACTTCGAATCAGCCATGACCGGTCCCGCTGGGGACTTCACGCTGAACAGCCCGGTCAGCGGTAATCTCGAGGCGGTGCACCTGCCGCAACTGGAACTGCGAGCCGGGCAGGGAAGTGCCACGGGGTCGGTCAGTGTCGGCTTCGCCGATGGCATCGACTGGAAAGCCGATCTGGCCCTGAGCGATCTTGATCCGGCGTACTGGCTGGCAGAATTGCCGGGCAACCTCGGCGGCACCTTGCAAAGCCAGGGCGCCTTGCGTGATGAGCGCCTGCAGGCCGAGGCCAGCCTGGATATCAACGGACGGTTGCGTGGGCAGAACACCAGCCTTCAGCTGCAGGCCAGCGGCGAGGGCGAGCGCTGGAATCTGCCTGTCATTGATCTGCGCATGGGCGACAACCGTGTGCACGGTGAGGGCACCTGGGCGCAAACACTGGACGGGCGCGTACAGCTGGAACTGCGTCGCCTGGCGCAACTGTGGCCGGATCTTCGCGGGCAACTGAGCGGTGAGGTGACGTTGGGTGGCACCGCTGCGGCGCCGAGCGGAAAGATTGAGCTCAGCGGTCGCAATCTCGCCTACCAGGACAATCGATTGCGCCGGCTCAACCTTCAGGGTCAGCTATCGGATGGCGAGCGTGGCCGACTGGTGCTCAACGCCGAAAGTATTCGAGCAGGTGAAACCGATCTCGGCGCGCTACAGGTCAATGCCGACGGCAGCGCAGACAAGCATCAGGCAGACCTGCGCTTGCAGGGCCCATTGCTTGACCTGGCGCTGGCCGTCGACGGCGGACTAAGTGGCGAGGACTGGCTGGGGCGGCTGACACGCGGCGAACTCAGTGCCGAACAGCAGAACTGGGCATTGCAACGGCCAGCCACGTTGCAGCGCTTCGCCGACGGCCGACTAGAGCTCGGCGCGCATTGCTGGCTCTCCGGTCCTGCCAGTCTTTGCGCCGTGGATCAGCGCATCATGCCTGATCCACGGATTCGTTACCGGCTGCGCGACTTTGCCTTGCAGTCCCTGGCCGAGTACCTGCCCGAGGACTTTCGCTGGCAAGGCGAACTGAATGCCGATATCGAACTGGACTTGCCTGCCAGTGGCCCCAATGGACGGGTTCAGGTCGATGCAGGTCCGGGCGTGCTGCGGATTCGTGATGCGGATGAATGGCACGACTTTCCCTACCAGACTCTTGTGCTCAACAGCCGGCTGCTGCCGGAGCGGATCGACAGTGAGCTGCGCTTCCAGGGCGGAGAACTTGGCGAACTCGATGTGCAGGTCCGCATCGATCCGCGCCCGGAGAACAAGCCAATCTATGGCGAGTTTCGTCTGAGCGGTCTCGATCTTGCCGTGGCGCGTCCGTTCGTGCCGATGGTCGAGCGCTTGCGCGGTCAGCTGAACGGCAGTGGACAGCTCTCCGGCAGCCTTCGGCAACCCACGCTCAATGGGCAACTGCTGCTCAGTGGTGGCGAAATAGCCGGTAGCGAGCTGCCTACCACGTTCGAGGATCTGCGCGTTCGCATGCTGATCGAGGGCGAGCGGCTGAGCATCGATGGCGATTGGCGGGCCGGCGATCAAGGGCGCGGCAATCTGAGCGGCACGCTGGACTGGCGCGATGCAGTGGACCTGGACCTGGCCATAAAAGGCAGTCGCTTGCCCGTGGTGGTCGAGCCCTACGCGGATCTTGAAGTCGAGCCCGATCTGCGTATCGTGCTGAGCGGCCAGGACCTCGCCGTCAGTGGACGGGTTGCGGTGCCGCGGGGTGCAATCACCGTCCGCGAGCTGCCGCCGACGACGGTCAGAGTTTCCGAAGACACGGTCATCGTTGGCCGCGAGGCCGAAGAACCGGCTACGCCGCTGGCGGTGAAAATGGATATCGATGTCGAGGTGGGGCAGGATCGTCTGCGCTTCACCGGTTTCGGCCTGACTGCCGATCTCGCCGGATATCTGCACATCGGCGACAACCTCGATGCACGGGGCGAGCTGCAGCTGAAGAACGGCCGCTACCGCGCCTATGGCCAGCGGCTGACCATCCGCCGTGCCGAGCTGCTGTTCACCGGTCTGATCAGCCAGCCGTTCCTCAATATCGAAGCGATACGTCGAATCGAGGCGGAGAACGTCGTCGCCGGCCTGCGCATTACCGGCAGTGCCGAGCAGCCGCGGATCGATGTGTTTTCCGAGCCGGCCATGAGTCAGGAGCAGGCGCTGGCCTATCTGGTGCTAGGCAGGCCGTTGGGTGCGGACACTGGCGATAGCAATCTGTTGGCGCAGGCGGCGCTGGGTCTCGGCCTCGCCGGCAGTTCATCCATAACCGGTGGGCTGGCGCAACGCCTGGGGATCCAGGATTTCCAGCTGGACACCGAGGGCACCGGAGCCGGTACCAGCGTGGTCGCCACCGGACGTCTGACCGAACGGCTGGCGTTGCGCTACGGCGTCGGCGTATTCGAGCCAACCAATACCATCGCGCTGCGCTACCAACTGACTCGCCGAATCTTCCTCGAAGCTGCCAGCGGTCTGGCCAGCTCGCTGGACGTGTTCTATCGCCGCGATTTCTGA
- a CDS encoding lipid II flippase MurJ codes for MNVSLVILALTVASFLLGFLRDLFIARSFGLSWEADLIFVALILPLFFENFLGLALRDALIPYLQKLRSQSQSLFEAVARWLYWRIMLLGGAVCLVILLTSYWVLNALAPGWTPEQVANGQLVFCVGALLIGVQAALYCQGALLNMDNVFILPMTRTLLLNAGAIIGILLFEPSGMAIFLGMLLPQLVLIVVQHRRIRYLRGEAQALEKGHGSQFGLAFAPVLLAAGAQQACILAERMFASFLEEGSITMLSFAFRIVTIPLTLYAMSVLSVLFPQFSASWNDQDHTGHAAVIRKGLLATLLFLVPATVVLCSFPEAVVSVLLERGEFGAAQTQATASLMVIYALGLPAMGLALLWGRALLAQHQVRLFLVITLISSAMTIGLDAALYRHYGAAGLALAFSSGAALQAMFMGLFVYRASPKGAGVAVLARWLATAVVVAAALHFVPQPHGLIELCLYIGLVLAAFAAGVTLLGERDLFRLRYWSMHKA; via the coding sequence ATGAATGTATCGCTGGTCATCCTGGCGCTCACTGTCGCCAGTTTTCTTCTCGGTTTCCTGCGCGATCTGTTCATCGCCCGCTCCTTCGGCCTCAGCTGGGAAGCGGATCTCATCTTCGTAGCGCTGATACTTCCGCTCTTCTTCGAAAATTTCCTTGGCCTGGCGTTGCGCGACGCCTTGATCCCGTACCTGCAAAAGCTGCGCAGCCAGTCGCAATCGCTGTTCGAGGCGGTGGCGCGCTGGCTTTACTGGCGCATCATGCTGCTCGGTGGCGCAGTCTGCCTCGTGATATTGCTGACCAGCTATTGGGTGCTGAATGCACTCGCGCCGGGCTGGACCCCGGAACAGGTCGCCAACGGCCAACTGGTCTTCTGCGTCGGCGCACTGCTGATCGGGGTGCAGGCAGCGCTGTACTGCCAGGGCGCATTGTTGAACATGGACAACGTGTTCATCCTGCCGATGACCCGGACGCTGCTGCTCAATGCCGGAGCGATCATCGGCATCCTCCTGTTCGAACCCAGCGGCATGGCGATCTTCCTTGGCATGCTGTTGCCTCAGCTCGTCCTGATCGTTGTGCAGCACCGCCGCATTCGCTACCTGAGAGGAGAAGCACAAGCACTGGAGAAAGGCCACGGCAGCCAGTTCGGCCTGGCCTTCGCCCCCGTGCTGCTGGCCGCCGGCGCACAGCAGGCCTGCATACTGGCAGAGCGGATGTTCGCCTCGTTTCTTGAGGAAGGCAGCATTACCATGCTGTCGTTTGCGTTCCGCATCGTAACCATACCGCTGACGCTGTATGCGATGTCGGTGCTGTCAGTGCTGTTCCCGCAGTTCTCGGCCAGCTGGAACGACCAGGATCACACCGGCCATGCCGCAGTGATCCGCAAGGGCCTGCTGGCAACGCTTCTGTTCCTGGTCCCGGCGACCGTGGTGCTTTGCTCCTTTCCGGAAGCCGTGGTTTCGGTGCTGCTGGAGCGTGGCGAGTTCGGCGCCGCCCAGACCCAGGCCACGGCATCGTTGATGGTCATCTACGCGCTTGGCCTGCCGGCGATGGGTCTCGCCCTGCTCTGGGGGCGCGCATTGCTCGCTCAGCATCAGGTCCGCCTGTTTCTGGTGATCACGCTGATCAGCTCAGCCATGACGATCGGTCTGGATGCTGCGCTTTACCGGCATTACGGGGCCGCCGGCCTGGCATTGGCCTTCTCCAGTGGCGCAGCATTGCAGGCGATGTTCATGGGACTGTTCGTCTATCGCGCCTCGCCGAAAGGGGCTGGCGTCGCGGTACTGGCCCGCTGGCTGGCGACAGCAGTCGTGGTGGCCGCTGCGCTGCATTTCGTGCCGCAGCCACATGGGCTGATTGAGCTGTGCCTGTATATCGGGCTGGTGCTCGCAGCATTCGCCGCCGGCGTGACACTGCTTGGCGAGCGTGACCTGTTCCGGCTTCGTTACTGGTCCATGCACAAGGCCTGA
- the tpx gene encoding thiol peroxidase: MSEITLKGAPVQVAGEFPQVGQQAKAFSLVGADLANVELSAFAGKRKILNIFPSVDTPTCATSVRKFNTQANALANTVVLCISADLPFAQKRFCGAEGLENVVNLSTMRGAEFLVNYGVAIASGPLAGVAARAVVVLDEQDRVLHSELVGEIGSEPNYEAAIASLA; this comes from the coding sequence ATGTCTGAAATCACTCTGAAAGGCGCGCCCGTCCAGGTAGCCGGTGAATTCCCGCAAGTCGGTCAGCAGGCCAAGGCATTCAGCCTGGTTGGTGCTGATCTCGCCAATGTCGAACTCTCGGCGTTCGCCGGCAAGCGCAAGATCCTCAATATTTTCCCGAGCGTTGATACCCCGACCTGTGCCACTTCGGTGCGCAAGTTCAATACGCAGGCCAATGCGCTGGCGAATACCGTGGTGCTCTGTATCTCCGCAGATCTGCCGTTCGCGCAGAAGCGCTTCTGCGGCGCTGAGGGGCTGGAAAATGTGGTCAACCTGTCGACCATGCGTGGCGCCGAGTTTCTCGTGAACTATGGCGTGGCGATTGCCAGTGGGCCTCTGGCGGGCGTTGCAGCGCGGGCAGTTGTCGTGTTGGACGAGCAGGATCGCGTGCTGCATAGCGAACTGGTCGGCGAGATCGGCAGCGAGCCGAACTACGAGGCGGCCATCGCTTCGCTCGCCTGA
- a CDS encoding alanine/glycine:cation symporter family protein: MEFLNNLVNSVNGLVWGPPMLVLILGTGLFLMIFLKFMPLTRIPTGFALMWRGRTKGDEATGEISPFQALMTSLAATVGTGNIAGVATAIFLGGPGALFWMWCTALVGMATKYCEVVLAVHYREKDDRGEHVGGPMYAIKNGLGKKWIWLGTAFAIFGGLAGFGIGNMVQVNSMAHALETTFAVPLWATGLVTMVIVGLVILGGIRRIGVVAASLVPFMCLAYLIAAAVVLVVNVSAIPAAFDLIFTHAFTPIAATGGFAGAAVMAAIRFGVARGIFSNEAGLGTAGIAQAAGTTTSSVRSGMIGMLGTFIDTIIVCSMTGLAIICTGVWTSGESGAALSAAAFESAMPGIGGIILTIALVVFAFTTILGWSYFGEKCWEFLVGTRAIWPFRVIWVLAVPFGAIAQLDFAWLLADTLNGLMAIPNLISLLLLSPVVVKLTKEYFARS, encoded by the coding sequence ATGGAATTTCTGAACAACCTCGTAAATAGCGTCAATGGCCTCGTCTGGGGCCCGCCCATGCTGGTGCTGATCCTTGGTACCGGTCTGTTCCTGATGATCTTCCTCAAGTTCATGCCATTGACACGCATCCCGACCGGCTTTGCGCTGATGTGGCGTGGACGTACCAAGGGTGACGAAGCGACGGGCGAGATCAGTCCGTTTCAGGCACTGATGACCTCGCTGGCGGCAACCGTGGGTACCGGCAACATTGCCGGTGTGGCCACCGCCATCTTCCTCGGCGGCCCGGGTGCGTTGTTCTGGATGTGGTGCACTGCGTTGGTCGGTATGGCCACTAAGTATTGCGAAGTCGTACTGGCAGTCCACTACCGCGAGAAGGACGACCGAGGCGAGCATGTCGGCGGTCCGATGTATGCCATCAAGAACGGTCTGGGCAAGAAGTGGATCTGGCTGGGAACAGCCTTCGCCATCTTCGGCGGCCTGGCGGGCTTCGGCATCGGCAACATGGTGCAGGTCAACAGCATGGCCCATGCCCTGGAAACCACCTTCGCGGTACCGTTGTGGGCAACCGGCCTGGTCACCATGGTGATCGTCGGGCTGGTGATCCTTGGTGGTATCCGCCGCATCGGGGTGGTGGCTGCATCGCTCGTTCCGTTCATGTGCCTGGCCTACCTGATTGCCGCTGCGGTGGTACTGGTAGTCAATGTCTCGGCGATTCCGGCAGCATTCGACCTGATCTTCACCCACGCCTTCACCCCGATCGCTGCCACCGGTGGCTTTGCCGGCGCTGCGGTCATGGCGGCAATTCGCTTTGGTGTCGCCCGCGGCATCTTCTCCAACGAGGCGGGCCTTGGCACCGCCGGTATCGCCCAGGCAGCCGGCACCACCACCAGTTCGGTACGCTCGGGCATGATCGGCATGCTGGGGACGTTCATCGACACCATCATCGTCTGCTCGATGACCGGTCTGGCGATCATCTGCACTGGCGTCTGGACCAGCGGCGAAAGTGGTGCGGCACTGTCCGCAGCGGCCTTCGAATCAGCCATGCCAGGTATCGGCGGCATCATCCTGACCATCGCCCTGGTGGTCTTCGCCTTCACTACCATCCTCGGCTGGAGCTATTTCGGCGAGAAGTGCTGGGAGTTCCTGGTCGGCACCCGGGCCATCTGGCCGTTCCGGGTGATCTGGGTACTGGCCGTGCCGTTCGGTGCGATCGCCCAGCTCGACTTCGCCTGGCTGCTGGCCGATACGCTCAACGGTCTGATGGCGATCCCCAACCTGATCTCGCTGCTGCTGCTGAGTCCGGTGGTGGTCAAGCTGACCAAGGAATATTTCGCACGTAGTTGA
- a CDS encoding NAD(P)-dependent oxidoreductase: MIARGFIRLIRNHYPDMQISRVLTRRPLSSMADFPLADALTNSLDELIDHSDLVVECSGDVFHGTSVIERAFEAGLKVVTVNAELQVTTGSYLAGKGFLTEAEGDQPGSLAALREDALQMGFEPLVYGNMKGYLNHDPSPEDMAYWANRQGISIDQTTSFTDGTKVQIEQVIIGNGLGATITRQGMEGLASTNLDDSASLLGMLAERAGQPIVDYVIPSGYPAGGVFLVGKHDEDQARAIEYFKLGRGPFYTLVRPFHLCSLEVGKTVRRVLNGGGVLLNNSTEPTLGVAAIAKRAMKPGELIERGIGGFQFRGEAIKLAQHPDHVPIGLLRKTALKRAVEPGQIITFDDIDILPSRALDIVMEQRKPRLVEVESKADAWTTPSINTMGMLAFGG; the protein is encoded by the coding sequence ATGATCGCCCGCGGCTTTATCCGGTTGATCAGAAATCACTATCCGGACATGCAAATCTCCCGCGTTCTGACACGCCGCCCGCTTTCTTCGATGGCTGACTTTCCGCTAGCGGATGCGCTCACCAATTCACTGGACGAGCTGATCGACCATTCCGATCTGGTCGTTGAGTGCAGCGGTGACGTGTTCCACGGAACGTCGGTCATCGAACGTGCATTCGAGGCCGGGCTGAAAGTGGTTACCGTCAATGCCGAGCTGCAGGTAACCACCGGTTCCTATCTGGCAGGTAAAGGCTTCCTGACCGAAGCGGAGGGCGACCAGCCTGGCTCTCTTGCTGCGTTGCGCGAAGATGCTCTGCAGATGGGTTTCGAGCCGCTGGTCTACGGCAATATGAAAGGCTACCTGAACCATGATCCTTCGCCGGAGGACATGGCTTACTGGGCCAATCGCCAGGGAATCAGCATCGACCAGACCACTTCGTTTACCGACGGCACCAAGGTGCAGATCGAGCAGGTGATCATCGGCAACGGTCTCGGCGCGACCATCACCCGCCAGGGCATGGAAGGGCTGGCCTCGACCAACCTGGACGATAGCGCCAGTCTGCTCGGCATGCTGGCCGAGCGGGCAGGGCAGCCGATCGTCGATTACGTCATTCCTTCCGGCTATCCGGCCGGTGGCGTGTTTCTGGTCGGCAAGCACGACGAGGATCAGGCGCGCGCCATCGAGTACTTCAAGCTAGGTCGTGGGCCGTTCTACACCCTGGTGCGTCCGTTCCACCTGTGTTCACTGGAAGTCGGCAAGACCGTGCGCCGCGTGCTGAATGGAGGCGGCGTGCTGCTCAATAATTCCACTGAGCCGACCCTGGGCGTTGCCGCGATCGCCAAGCGTGCGATGAAACCGGGCGAGTTGATCGAACGCGGTATCGGTGGTTTCCAGTTCCGTGGCGAGGCCATCAAGCTGGCTCAGCATCCGGACCACGTACCGATCGGCCTGCTGCGCAAGACTGCTCTCAAGCGCGCCGTCGAGCCGGGCCAGATCATCACCTTCGACGACATCGACATCCTGCCGAGTCGTGCGCTGGATATCGTCATGGAACAGCGCAAACCGCGTCTGGTGGAAGTCGAGAGCAAGGCCGACGCCTGGACTACACCGAGCATCAACACGATGGGTATGCTGGCCTTCGGTGGCTGA